One Candidatus Neomarinimicrobiota bacterium DNA window includes the following coding sequences:
- a CDS encoding YCF48-related protein: protein MIVFPKINNTIKGAFITIRSIIELPLFCRFPWFELVTPARKNDPNVNPSYCKSLTLPFGNARSLLFPAILLFTTFLNTIGYSQEWTNLNPFSQPPGNGLLAVDFVDTNHGWAVGEWGIILCTSNGGASWEVQQNHTSDAHLIDIDFADALNGKALGAEGTLLHTKDGGLTWSGTDIPTEASPLDIVFINHSVGWLVGTEGLVLCTSDKGQNWQAQSTPVGSSAHFTAVDFVDSSNGWIIGCQGTILHTSNGGQDWLLQTSGMDWALRDVDFVDQQNGWIVGTSLDTSGTLRTTDGGLTWQVAGPEGVAIHAASAQDTWIAAREGYVGGLIKHTGDGGQTWEQQASNTENYLNDVVFIDETTGWAVGDRGTIIHTANGGQTWVIQQTRDVSHDMSQGIMIDRQHGWFAEFCPGRIWKTENGGLNWEIQNEGSGATFHSIEFVDTVHGWVVGETGVNRLVLRTVDGGESWEEIITPPLYKVTFFDSAVGIGGGDILYRTTDGGRTWQVQEVEPALRFGIIDMHFVDDQNGWAVGASCDALDAGVILNTKNGGETWQVQVPDAGAVLQGVYFSDQNHGCAVGSIHPFPGGAILITHDGGENWNYHYPPSPWLNDIFFFDASTGWAVGEYGFAWLTEDSGSTWTRVETMTHADLGSIVFVENKRIGYIFGEDNTLLKYDRVISGIQPELLMTPAAFVLYQNYPNPFNPITTVTYDLPEDVQVALIIYNILGEEVVRLVDGMVPGGYSQVVWNGKDKLGREVPSGIYISRLVTTEYTKSIKMVLMK from the coding sequence GTGATTGTTTTTCCAAAGATCAATAATACAATTAAGGGGGCATTCATTACTATACGTTCCATTATTGAGCTTCCTTTATTCTGTAGATTTCCCTGGTTCGAATTGGTGACACCGGCGAGAAAGAATGATCCAAACGTAAATCCCTCCTACTGTAAATCTCTGACACTACCTTTTGGCAATGCTAGGTCATTGCTTTTTCCAGCTATTCTTCTCTTCACTACGTTTCTCAATACGATAGGCTATTCCCAGGAATGGACTAATCTCAATCCCTTCAGTCAACCGCCCGGTAATGGCCTTCTTGCTGTTGACTTTGTTGATACAAACCATGGTTGGGCTGTTGGAGAATGGGGGATCATTCTCTGTACTAGCAATGGGGGTGCGTCTTGGGAAGTGCAACAGAATCACACGTCTGACGCTCATCTCATTGATATTGACTTTGCTGATGCATTGAACGGGAAGGCGTTGGGAGCGGAGGGCACACTACTGCACACGAAAGACGGAGGTCTGACATGGTCTGGTACAGATATTCCTACTGAAGCATCACCTTTGGATATTGTGTTCATTAACCATTCCGTCGGTTGGCTCGTAGGTACGGAAGGATTAGTGCTCTGCACGAGTGACAAGGGACAGAATTGGCAGGCGCAATCGACACCTGTGGGTAGTTCGGCTCATTTTACCGCTGTAGACTTCGTTGATTCCTCCAACGGCTGGATTATCGGTTGTCAGGGAACTATTCTCCATACTTCAAATGGCGGGCAGGATTGGCTGCTACAAACCAGTGGCATGGATTGGGCCTTGCGGGATGTTGATTTCGTCGATCAACAGAACGGCTGGATCGTAGGCACATCTCTGGATACTAGTGGGACCCTCCGCACAACCGACGGCGGTCTAACCTGGCAAGTTGCAGGTCCCGAAGGCGTAGCCATTCATGCTGCTTCAGCACAGGACACATGGATTGCGGCCCGGGAAGGATATGTTGGAGGACTGATTAAGCATACCGGTGACGGCGGCCAGACCTGGGAGCAGCAGGCCTCCAACACGGAAAATTACCTCAATGACGTTGTGTTTATAGATGAGACCACAGGCTGGGCAGTTGGTGACCGCGGAACAATAATTCATACCGCTAATGGTGGCCAAACGTGGGTAATTCAGCAGACTCGGGATGTGAGCCATGATATGTCCCAAGGTATTATGATCGATAGGCAGCATGGGTGGTTTGCCGAATTCTGTCCGGGACGGATTTGGAAAACTGAAAATGGTGGTCTGAATTGGGAAATTCAAAATGAAGGCAGTGGTGCCACGTTCCATAGCATTGAGTTTGTGGATACCGTGCATGGTTGGGTAGTAGGTGAGACAGGGGTAAATCGGTTGGTTTTACGAACGGTCGACGGTGGTGAATCCTGGGAGGAAATCATAACTCCTCCTCTTTATAAGGTGACCTTTTTTGATTCTGCAGTAGGCATAGGCGGTGGGGATATCCTCTATCGGACAACCGATGGCGGCCGAACCTGGCAGGTACAAGAAGTTGAACCAGCGCTGCGCTTCGGTATAATCGATATGCACTTCGTTGACGATCAAAATGGGTGGGCTGTTGGCGCCAGCTGTGATGCATTGGATGCTGGCGTCATCTTAAACACTAAGAATGGCGGCGAAACCTGGCAGGTGCAAGTTCCTGATGCAGGTGCGGTGTTGCAGGGAGTCTATTTCAGTGATCAGAACCATGGGTGCGCTGTAGGATCTATCCATCCATTTCCCGGTGGTGCAATCTTAATCACACATGATGGAGGTGAGAATTGGAACTATCACTATCCGCCAAGCCCATGGCTTAACGACATATTTTTCTTCGATGCCAGCACCGGCTGGGCTGTCGGAGAGTACGGATTTGCCTGGCTGACTGAAGATAGTGGCTCAACCTGGACAAGGGTTGAAACAATGACTCATGCTGACCTGGGGAGCATTGTCTTTGTCGAAAATAAGAGGATCGGATACATTTTCGGAGAGGACAACACCCTGCTCAAGTATGACCGAGTAATAAGTGGTATACAACCGGAACTTCTCATGACACCGGCAGCGTTCGTTCTCTACCAGAACTATCCAAACCCGTTTAATCCAATAACAACCGTCACATACGACTTGCCAGAAGATGTTCAAGTGGCTCTGATTATCTATAATATCTTAGGTGAAGAAGTCGTTCGCTTAGTGGATGGAATGGTTCCCGGTGGCTATAGTCAGGTTGTCTGGAATGGTAAGGATAAATTGGGCCGCGAGGTACCGTCCGGCATCTACATCAGCCGCCTGGTGACCACAGAGTATACCAAGTCAATAAAGATGGTGTTGATGAAATAG
- a CDS encoding HD domain-containing protein yields MSIRQGQDKPLPSRDDAWNLLCEYTKSESLRNHARAVEQVMRAYARKWGEDEDLYGIVGLLHDFDYEKYPTMEDHPYRGAEILRERGYTEEVITAIMGHANYTGVPRETLLARTLFACDELSGFLFAVTFVRPSRSIHEVTPKSVKKKLKQPSFAASVDRDDIEQGIIELGVDRDEHIQFVIDAMKEIDEELGLRGTVELPT; encoded by the coding sequence ATGTCCATTCGACAAGGTCAGGACAAGCCCCTCCCCTCCCGCGACGATGCCTGGAACCTGCTCTGCGAGTATACCAAGTCGGAATCCCTGCGCAATCATGCCCGCGCTGTGGAACAGGTCATGCGCGCCTATGCCCGCAAATGGGGCGAGGACGAAGACCTCTACGGCATCGTAGGCCTGCTGCACGACTTCGATTACGAGAAATATCCCACCATGGAGGATCACCCTTATCGGGGCGCGGAGATTCTCCGCGAGCGCGGCTACACCGAGGAGGTCATTACCGCCATCATGGGCCACGCCAACTATACCGGCGTCCCCCGGGAAACCCTACTCGCCAGGACCCTCTTCGCCTGCGACGAGCTCTCCGGCTTCCTCTTCGCCGTTACCTTCGTGCGCCCCTCCCGCTCCATCCACGAGGTCACACCCAAGTCGGTCAAGAAGAAGCTCAAGCAGCCCAGCTTCGCCGCCTCAGTGGACCGGGACGACATTGAGCAGGGCATTATCGAGCTGGGGGTGGATCGGGACGAGCACATCCAGTTCGTCATCGATGCTATGAAAGAGATTGATGAGGAGCTGGGACTGCGCGGGACGGTGGAACTTCCCACT